The proteins below are encoded in one region of Bifidobacterium dentium JCM 1195 = DSM 20436:
- a CDS encoding diacylglycerol/lipid kinase family protein yields MNESSHSNMTVAVVGNPTSNKGRGAKTGEQVIGLLQSAGDRHGFEVIDVTGTSFEDSLVKAKSRRDEYDYLVVVGGDGMIALGTNAVGCSGKPLGIVATGSGNDFARGLELPVNRVETAVDGIVGAMMRGSHIDVDMGLVTSLPGGYAVDSSTGDELPRVQEAAVTAHTVRGLLAVDPLQSNMGLDFTDEYLGEPNSLDINRYYAGMLSCGLDASINDRANHSHLPNGTLRYFAAVLVELTHMKRYGYHIKATLADGSVDERDIISPLLTVANSRHIGGGIEVSPYSRFSDGLLDLIWMDHVPNFVECAEAISHAYNGRLLASKVFGWQRIREIEISRADDGDEPPVFMADGEYIGHLPVKVTAQSRALRVLVPPAVAEAQARDGEEQTLEAIARDHRDPLTGNFLD; encoded by the coding sequence ATGAACGAATCGTCACATTCGAATATGACCGTTGCCGTGGTGGGGAACCCGACATCGAACAAAGGCCGTGGAGCAAAAACCGGTGAACAGGTGATCGGCCTGCTGCAATCCGCCGGGGACAGGCACGGTTTCGAAGTCATCGATGTGACGGGCACGAGTTTCGAGGACTCCTTGGTTAAGGCGAAAAGTCGTCGGGACGAATACGACTATCTGGTGGTGGTCGGCGGCGACGGCATGATCGCACTGGGTACGAATGCGGTCGGTTGCAGCGGCAAGCCACTGGGCATCGTAGCTACCGGTTCCGGCAATGACTTCGCGCGTGGACTCGAGCTGCCGGTCAATCGTGTGGAAACCGCCGTCGACGGCATCGTCGGCGCCATGATGCGAGGTTCGCATATCGACGTGGACATGGGTCTGGTCACATCGTTGCCAGGTGGCTATGCGGTCGATTCCAGCACCGGTGACGAACTGCCGAGAGTGCAGGAAGCAGCCGTCACCGCACATACCGTACGAGGCCTTCTGGCCGTTGATCCGCTGCAATCGAACATGGGACTGGATTTCACCGACGAATACCTAGGCGAGCCGAACAGCCTCGATATCAACCGTTACTATGCGGGCATGCTGTCGTGCGGTCTGGACGCCAGCATCAACGATCGTGCCAACCATTCGCATCTGCCGAACGGTACCCTACGGTATTTTGCGGCCGTGTTGGTGGAACTGACCCACATGAAACGGTATGGCTACCACATCAAGGCAACGCTTGCCGACGGTTCGGTGGACGAGCGTGACATCATCTCTCCGCTGCTTACGGTCGCCAATTCGCGACATATCGGCGGAGGCATCGAAGTTTCGCCGTATTCGCGATTCTCGGACGGCTTGCTTGATCTGATATGGATGGATCATGTGCCGAACTTCGTCGAATGCGCGGAGGCCATCTCGCACGCCTACAATGGCAGGCTTCTCGCCAGCAAGGTATTTGGGTGGCAGCGCATTCGCGAAATCGAGATCAGTCGTGCCGATGACGGTGACGAGCCGCCGGTGTTCATGGCCGATGGTGAATACATCGGCCATCTGCCGGTCAAGGTCACCGCGCAAAGCCGGGCATTGCGTGTGCTCGTGCCGCCGGCGGTCGCCGAGGCGCAGGCTCGTGACGGCGAAGAGCAGACGCTCGAAGCCATTGCGCGTGACCATCGTGACCCCCTCACCGGAAATTTTCTCGATTAG
- a CDS encoding Rv3654c family TadE-like protein produces the protein MKQFVKQWWTTRCGRFMRLFAKADEGSGTVSGIALIAATAVMLGVVAAAGNLLICLHRAQHVADLAAVASATALHEGSAVPCEVASRTTRGNGAELQSCEIIGEDARITVAVGTNVPFASQVIKSSRAGPVACE, from the coding sequence GTGAAACAGTTTGTGAAACAATGGTGGACGACCAGATGCGGGCGATTCATGCGGCTATTCGCAAAGGCTGATGAAGGTTCCGGCACCGTATCCGGAATCGCCCTGATTGCGGCAACGGCGGTGATGCTGGGTGTCGTCGCGGCCGCCGGCAATCTGCTGATTTGCCTGCATCGGGCGCAACATGTTGCCGATCTGGCCGCAGTGGCTTCGGCGACGGCGCTGCATGAAGGGTCGGCAGTGCCGTGTGAGGTGGCTTCGCGAACGACGCGCGGTAATGGCGCCGAGCTGCAATCCTGCGAAATCATCGGAGAAGATGCACGAATCACAGTCGCAGTGGGTACGAACGTGCCGTTTGCGTCTCAGGTGATCAAATCCTCCCGTGCGGGGCCGGTCGCATGCGAGTAG
- a CDS encoding ATP-binding protein translates to MVQAIDVILAFFTDNGMVVELMVSTLLFTWWLERRDMFWWRALTGAAVMLVESMLWHGYVPENLWTVTVQNIIVFALLIAWIGECWKVNIRQALFYFVMSGAMQHLVYRGARLLSVGLHRCWPDGAWIDTYAYSFVQIPLYCLAYAVFARPMAKKDISMVGGRSVFAMMVGMMLCVSVFTNMFNFLALPASGAAAFTVFSLFDFVTCVFMLELAIELVSKQRAHAEGEVLRHLLRQQKQQMESTKETIDLINVKTHDLKKQIVQLGPAISQEQAGELQQLVEIYDSSVRTGNETLDVLLASKSLLCEQRGISFDRMIDGGLLDFMKPSDIYSLVGNALDNAMEAVSALPDDAEKYIAVRICESKGMAMIRVENPFAGELAFSDGLPVTTKGDTQYHGFGTRSIRMIARQYHGYMSISARDGIFRLTVILPLQ, encoded by the coding sequence ATGGTGCAGGCGATCGACGTGATACTGGCTTTCTTCACCGACAATGGCATGGTCGTGGAGCTGATGGTCTCCACGCTGCTGTTCACCTGGTGGTTGGAACGCCGTGACATGTTCTGGTGGCGTGCACTGACCGGTGCCGCCGTGATGCTTGTCGAATCGATGCTGTGGCATGGCTATGTGCCGGAGAACCTGTGGACCGTCACCGTGCAGAACATCATCGTGTTCGCATTATTGATCGCGTGGATCGGCGAATGCTGGAAGGTCAACATCCGTCAGGCGTTGTTCTACTTCGTCATGTCCGGCGCCATGCAGCATCTCGTCTACCGCGGTGCACGTCTGCTGTCGGTGGGCCTGCACCGTTGCTGGCCGGATGGTGCATGGATCGACACCTATGCGTATTCGTTCGTGCAGATCCCGCTCTACTGCCTTGCCTATGCCGTATTCGCCCGACCGATGGCGAAAAAGGACATTTCGATGGTGGGCGGTCGATCGGTGTTCGCCATGATGGTCGGCATGATGCTGTGCGTCAGCGTATTCACCAACATGTTCAACTTCCTCGCCTTGCCGGCATCCGGCGCGGCGGCATTCACCGTGTTCAGCCTGTTCGATTTCGTCACCTGCGTGTTCATGCTCGAACTCGCCATCGAACTCGTCTCCAAACAGCGCGCCCATGCGGAAGGGGAGGTGCTACGTCATCTGCTGCGACAGCAGAAGCAGCAGATGGAAAGCACGAAGGAGACCATCGATCTGATCAATGTGAAAACGCATGATCTGAAAAAACAGATCGTGCAACTTGGCCCCGCCATCTCGCAGGAGCAGGCGGGCGAGCTGCAGCAACTTGTTGAAATCTACGATTCTTCCGTGCGTACCGGCAATGAGACGCTGGATGTGCTGTTGGCGAGCAAATCATTGCTTTGCGAACAGCGCGGCATATCGTTTGACCGCATGATCGACGGCGGTCTGCTCGACTTTATGAAACCTTCCGACATCTACTCGCTGGTCGGCAACGCGCTCGACAATGCGATGGAGGCGGTATCGGCATTGCCGGACGATGCGGAGAAATACATTGCCGTGCGGATATGCGAGAGCAAGGGGATGGCGATGATTCGCGTCGAGAATCCATTTGCCGGGGAACTTGCGTTTTCCGACGGATTGCCGGTCACCACCAAAGGCGATACGCAATATCACGGTTTCGGCACGCGGTCGATTCGTATGATCGCCCGGCAATATCACGGGTACATGTCGATTTCCGCGCGCGACGGCATCTTCAGATTGACGGTGATCCTGCCACTTCAGTAA
- a CDS encoding LytR/AlgR family response regulator transcription factor, which produces MFTVAVVEDEADAARRLEACLARYSRDHPGVRFDVTVFSEPTRLLEGYRPVWDVVFMDIEMPNMDGMAAARRLRALDGQVALVFVTNMAQFAAKGYEVDALDYVIKPFSYNDFERKLRRAVAIRGEESASVMIMQRAGTQRVLLRDIEYIEVKNHNLLYHTERGILTGTGTLQDVEDKLGDRGFLRCSKAFVVNGRHVVAVKGNELTLSGGENVTIGRTYRKAFMVALAASMGDGNVM; this is translated from the coding sequence ATGTTCACGGTGGCGGTCGTCGAGGATGAGGCCGATGCTGCGCGCAGGCTTGAGGCGTGTCTTGCGCGTTATTCGCGGGATCATCCGGGTGTGCGGTTCGATGTGACGGTGTTTTCGGAGCCGACGCGTCTGCTTGAGGGGTACCGGCCGGTGTGGGATGTCGTGTTCATGGACATCGAGATGCCGAACATGGATGGCATGGCCGCCGCGCGCAGGCTTCGGGCCCTTGACGGGCAGGTCGCCTTGGTGTTCGTGACGAACATGGCGCAGTTCGCGGCCAAGGGGTATGAGGTGGATGCGTTGGATTACGTCATCAAGCCGTTTTCCTACAACGACTTCGAACGCAAGCTCCGCCGTGCCGTGGCCATTCGCGGTGAGGAATCGGCGTCCGTCATGATCATGCAACGAGCCGGAACGCAACGTGTGCTCCTACGCGACATCGAGTATATCGAAGTCAAGAATCATAATCTGCTCTACCATACCGAGCGCGGCATTCTGACCGGTACCGGCACCTTGCAGGATGTGGAAGACAAGCTCGGCGACCGTGGATTCCTGCGCTGCAGCAAGGCGTTCGTGGTCAACGGTCGTCATGTCGTCGCCGTCAAAGGCAACGAGCTGACTCTTTCCGGCGGTGAAAACGTGACCATCGGCAGGACATACAGAAAGGCCTTCATGGTGGCGCTCGCCGCAAGCATGGGCGATGGCAATGTGATGTAG
- a CDS encoding TadE family protein yields MLTSWWKRHADEGSATAEFAVVLPSVAAVAMLMLCLGRAVVVSMDCQDAVAVAAHAMTIAGRDGESRARSAALAAAGNDARVSFSRNADSVTITVQCPVIPDPVGVLPTRVTAKATRYL; encoded by the coding sequence ATGCTGACCTCATGGTGGAAACGCCATGCGGATGAGGGATCCGCCACCGCGGAATTCGCGGTGGTGCTTCCCTCCGTTGCCGCAGTGGCGATGTTGATGCTATGCCTTGGACGGGCCGTGGTGGTGTCCATGGATTGCCAGGATGCGGTCGCCGTCGCGGCGCATGCGATGACGATTGCCGGTCGTGATGGTGAATCCCGTGCACGGAGCGCCGCCTTGGCGGCTGCCGGTAATGATGCGCGGGTGTCGTTTTCTCGAAATGCCGACAGCGTCACGATCACCGTGCAATGCCCGGTGATTCCGGATCCGGTCGGTGTCCTGCCAACGCGCGTGACCGCCAAAGCAACCCGATATCTCTAG
- a CDS encoding glycoside hydrolase family 2 TIM barrel-domain containing protein, with translation MQAADFNAGWAYRHLDADEDWTAVTIPHDAMLYEPRHALAASGLNSGWFEGRDYEYVKHFMPERDMAGSRMLLEFEGVYHHAEVWVNGEKAAFRPYGYTNFYVDLTGRVRFGEDNEIRVIARNADQPNSRWYSGAGIYRPVTLWTSPAEHIAVDGLFVRTIAADPANGTARIRVEVETTAEGSVHIEIADMAGGIAASVTQPCEAGVNRYELGIADAKPWSVNRPELYVCTARYTTQHGDSDEAATTFGIRTLEWGSGGLLINGERVIIQGACIHHDNGVLGACAYADAEERKIRLMKANGYNAIRSAHNPCSKALLEACDRLGVLVMDEYIDHWYIHKTQHDYVDYFDEWWRRDLADMVMKDRNHPSVILYSTGNEVSETAQKRGIALTRAMTEYLHALDDSRPVTCGVNIFFNFLSSIGFGQYSDKKAAKEAEAAEKRRAAGQAADKHKAVGSEFFNNMAGVLGADFMKTGAALPFCDWVTRDAFAAMDVAGYNYGIKRYVHDLKKYPDRLILGSETFCNDAYRFRELAKREPRLIGDFVWAGMDYIGETGVGAWEYEDYATLNIEYGWLTAGSGRVDLTGRALGEAYYTRVALEEASGPWLAVCPVNHTGDKHSPSAWKMSNAIDSWSWNGCEGRKANVEVYARAASVSLVLNGREIGRKAMRNDCIACFSCTYEPGTLEAVAYDESGREIGRNQLVSASAETRLNASVEYTGRELAYVRVRYTDGHGVTKPLERGTLRATLIGPDGKGGGAGGDADEAVGGAKLLGFGCAAPCNKGSFVTGETGTYYGEALAVVRMPQSQEGTAVLHISDGRLSAQVSVEPIGIVNRADSTR, from the coding sequence ATGCAGGCAGCAGATTTCAATGCAGGCTGGGCCTATCGCCATCTTGACGCCGATGAGGATTGGACCGCCGTTACGATTCCACATGATGCGATGCTGTATGAGCCGCGCCATGCGCTCGCGGCAAGTGGATTGAATTCCGGCTGGTTCGAAGGTCGCGATTATGAATACGTCAAGCATTTCATGCCGGAACGGGATATGGCCGGCAGTCGGATGCTGCTTGAATTCGAGGGCGTCTATCATCATGCCGAGGTGTGGGTGAACGGTGAGAAGGCGGCGTTTCGCCCATACGGATACACCAATTTTTACGTTGATCTGACCGGCCGCGTTCGTTTCGGTGAAGACAATGAGATTCGCGTGATTGCACGCAATGCCGATCAGCCGAATTCCCGTTGGTACTCCGGAGCTGGTATCTACCGTCCCGTCACGTTGTGGACGTCGCCCGCCGAGCATATCGCCGTGGACGGTCTCTTCGTGCGTACTATCGCCGCGGATCCGGCGAATGGCACCGCACGTATCCGCGTCGAGGTCGAAACGACTGCGGAAGGCAGTGTGCACATTGAAATCGCCGACATGGCGGGTGGGATCGCAGCCAGTGTCACGCAACCATGCGAGGCTGGGGTAAACAGGTATGAGCTCGGCATTGCCGACGCGAAACCATGGTCCGTGAACCGTCCGGAACTGTACGTGTGCACCGCGCGTTACACCACGCAACATGGGGATTCCGACGAGGCTGCGACCACGTTCGGTATCCGTACGCTCGAATGGGGGAGCGGGGGACTGCTGATCAACGGCGAGCGCGTGATCATCCAGGGCGCGTGCATCCATCATGACAACGGCGTGCTTGGCGCATGCGCGTATGCCGACGCCGAGGAGCGCAAGATTCGTCTGATGAAGGCGAATGGCTACAATGCCATCCGTTCCGCGCACAATCCGTGTTCGAAAGCACTGTTGGAGGCGTGTGACCGACTTGGTGTGCTGGTGATGGATGAGTATATCGACCATTGGTATATTCATAAGACGCAGCATGATTACGTTGATTATTTCGACGAATGGTGGCGTCGGGATCTTGCCGACATGGTGATGAAGGATCGCAACCATCCGAGTGTGATACTGTACTCCACCGGTAATGAGGTGTCGGAAACGGCGCAGAAGCGCGGTATTGCGCTCACGCGTGCGATGACTGAATATCTGCATGCGCTTGACGACTCCCGTCCTGTCACCTGCGGTGTGAACATCTTCTTCAATTTTCTTTCGTCGATCGGCTTTGGCCAGTATTCCGACAAGAAGGCCGCGAAGGAGGCCGAGGCCGCCGAGAAGCGCCGTGCCGCAGGACAGGCCGCCGACAAGCATAAGGCTGTCGGCAGTGAGTTCTTCAACAATATGGCCGGCGTGCTGGGCGCCGATTTCATGAAGACCGGTGCTGCGCTGCCGTTTTGCGATTGGGTGACGCGAGATGCGTTCGCCGCGATGGACGTGGCCGGCTACAACTATGGCATCAAGCGATATGTTCACGACCTGAAGAAGTATCCGGATCGACTGATTCTCGGCTCCGAAACCTTCTGCAACGATGCATACCGCTTCCGCGAGCTCGCCAAACGCGAACCGCGGCTGATTGGCGACTTCGTATGGGCGGGCATGGATTACATCGGTGAAACCGGCGTGGGGGCCTGGGAGTACGAGGATTATGCGACCTTGAACATCGAATACGGCTGGCTGACCGCCGGTTCGGGACGGGTGGACCTGACCGGCCGCGCATTGGGTGAGGCATATTACACGCGTGTGGCGTTGGAGGAGGCTTCCGGACCATGGTTGGCTGTCTGCCCGGTGAACCATACGGGAGACAAGCATTCGCCGAGCGCGTGGAAGATGAGCAACGCCATCGACTCGTGGAGCTGGAATGGCTGCGAAGGCCGCAAGGCGAACGTTGAGGTCTACGCGAGGGCCGCGTCCGTCTCCTTGGTGCTCAACGGCCGTGAAATCGGACGCAAGGCAATGCGCAACGATTGCATCGCCTGTTTCTCATGCACATACGAGCCGGGCACGCTGGAAGCCGTGGCCTACGATGAATCCGGCCGTGAAATCGGCCGCAATCAGTTGGTCAGCGCTTCTGCCGAAACACGATTGAACGCATCCGTGGAATATACGGGTCGTGAACTTGCGTACGTGCGCGTGCGCTACACCGATGGGCACGGCGTGACCAAACCACTTGAGCGAGGCACGTTACGTGCGACACTGATCGGTCCCGACGGCAAGGGAGGCGGGGCCGGCGGAGACGCTGACGAAGCTGTCGGCGGAGCGAAACTGCTCGGTTTCGGTTGCGCCGCACCTTGCAACAAGGGCAGCTTCGTCACCGGCGAAACCGGCACCTACTATGGCGAGGCGCTCGCCGTGGTGAGGATGCCGCAGTCGCAAGAAGGTACGGCGGTGCTGCACATAAGCGACGGCAGGCTATCGGCGCAGGTGAGCGTCGAGCCGATCGGCATCGTGAATCGTGCGGATTCGACGAGGTAG
- a CDS encoding DUF4244 domain-containing protein, translating into MNAEMSINVDGRPDVLGRVGRRMFALREQADRMVCLLDARIRTLTSEPEEGAATAEYAVVLVAATGFAAVLVGIMKSDAVKTMLTNIIKKALSVG; encoded by the coding sequence ATGAACGCCGAAATGTCAATCAATGTCGATGGCCGTCCCGACGTATTGGGGCGGGTGGGTCGCAGAATGTTCGCACTGCGAGAGCAGGCCGACCGCATGGTCTGCCTGCTCGATGCTCGTATACGGACGCTGACGTCCGAGCCCGAAGAGGGGGCGGCAACCGCCGAATATGCAGTGGTGTTGGTGGCCGCGACCGGTTTCGCCGCGGTGCTGGTCGGCATCATGAAATCCGATGCCGTCAAGACGATGCTGACCAACATCATCAAGAAAGCGCTCAGTGTGGGGTGA
- a CDS encoding glycoside hydrolase family 3 C-terminal domain-containing protein → MHERTGLWRGITAVGALLLAVAIMAGTIMETYRTSLDAFVGTRSQRTVTDQSADNGDSWTYKSEYKTAKEAYEGFKKTAMDEAQETYVLLKNSDNALPLSKSAKITMFGVRSYAPVYGSSGGSVTDGNSTVEITKAFEEEGFQINPSMLKAYQNYFKDKKWTTPQFGGGILPEYEDITKYNDPCELSLDELAKLNPEYKSQYGEYQDAAIVVVGRPAGENGDGYYPGQDGLADGVNTVTGNILSLSDEEMALVNEAKANFSKVIVLVNSTNPMEIANLQDDPDIDAIMWIGYPGAYGFYGVADVLNGTVSPSAHLGDVMAKNSAVAPAMSNYGNVAWKNASDFSEDAAVNSYLMEAEGIYTGYRYYETRYADIVMGNGGDTASAGTYAASDGTVATADGTWDYANEVVYPFGYGLSYTTFEQKLDGVEIKGDKKTAVATVTVKNTGSVEGKSVIQLYASVPYTDYDKKNGVGKSAIQLMDFEKTNALKPGDSQTITMTVDLSNLASYDSNKAKTYIVDPGDYYFSIGDDVHDALNNVLAAQGYSESDGMTAAGDKTKTYTWSWDGGVDADTFATSSTGTKITNQLSDGKYATDYNAFDKGAVTYLTRSDWNGTFPKTYSGISANEEVSKLLNNDFIDLKSDGDVSDITIGDTSSSLTLNDMKGASYDDERWDELTSKVSVKEFMHFAETAFHAIGAIDSVGLQEMTTDDGPGGSDSHYLNEGQYQGKAYADADDYADKSSRVAPSPTNLAYSWNKELAYRNGEVILGESSLVFRLPIMIAPAMNLHRHAYNSRGVEYYSEDPILSGYIGSAVVQGAQSKGVLVNVKHLAFNDQEINRSGIATFMSEQKAREMELRNFQQAFEANGKPASFESDDAKKNTYTQGALGVMTSYNRIGAVASSANAAVMVNILRDEWGFTGYNVTDFTSVSPHAAPKESVLAGTSAFCGFGNQGVKYWDAATLSKDRDMLLAIKQNMHYSLWAIANSNAMNGVNSSTHTENVMTWWRAVYLGVIAASGVVTLIGLAGYTTTRIRPARNADNGPTAASK, encoded by the coding sequence ATGCATGAGCGTACAGGCCTGTGGCGCGGTATCACCGCTGTGGGCGCATTGCTTCTCGCCGTCGCCATCATGGCGGGAACGATCATGGAGACGTACCGTACGTCCCTTGACGCGTTCGTCGGTACCAGAAGCCAGAGAACCGTAACGGACCAGTCCGCCGACAACGGCGATAGCTGGACGTACAAATCCGAATACAAAACCGCCAAGGAAGCGTACGAGGGCTTTAAGAAGACGGCCATGGACGAGGCGCAGGAGACCTACGTGCTGCTGAAAAACAGCGATAACGCCCTGCCGCTTTCCAAGAGCGCGAAAATCACCATGTTCGGCGTGCGCAGCTATGCCCCGGTATATGGCAGCTCCGGCGGTTCCGTGACCGACGGCAATTCCACCGTCGAAATCACCAAGGCGTTCGAGGAGGAAGGCTTCCAGATCAATCCCTCCATGCTCAAGGCCTATCAGAATTATTTCAAAGACAAGAAATGGACCACCCCGCAGTTCGGCGGCGGCATCCTTCCCGAATATGAGGACATCACCAAGTACAACGACCCGTGCGAGCTGAGCCTCGACGAACTGGCCAAGCTCAATCCCGAATACAAGTCGCAATACGGCGAATATCAGGATGCCGCAATCGTGGTCGTCGGCCGCCCCGCTGGCGAGAACGGCGACGGCTACTATCCGGGCCAGGACGGTCTGGCCGACGGCGTGAATACCGTGACCGGCAACATCCTTTCCCTGAGTGATGAGGAAATGGCATTGGTCAACGAGGCCAAGGCCAATTTCAGCAAGGTGATCGTACTCGTCAACTCCACCAATCCGATGGAGATCGCCAACCTGCAGGACGATCCGGACATCGATGCCATTATGTGGATAGGCTATCCGGGCGCATACGGTTTCTATGGTGTGGCCGACGTGCTCAACGGCACGGTTTCCCCTTCAGCCCACCTGGGTGACGTGATGGCCAAGAACAGTGCCGTCGCGCCGGCCATGAGCAACTATGGCAACGTGGCCTGGAAGAACGCCTCCGACTTTTCCGAAGATGCGGCCGTCAACTCCTATCTGATGGAGGCCGAAGGCATCTACACCGGTTACCGCTACTACGAAACCCGTTACGCCGACATCGTCATGGGCAATGGCGGTGATACGGCTTCGGCCGGAACCTATGCCGCTTCCGACGGCACGGTCGCGACTGCGGATGGCACATGGGATTACGCCAACGAAGTGGTGTATCCGTTCGGCTACGGCCTGAGCTACACGACGTTCGAACAGAAGCTTGACGGTGTCGAGATCAAGGGCGACAAGAAAACCGCCGTCGCCACGGTCACCGTGAAGAACACCGGTTCCGTGGAAGGCAAGTCTGTGATCCAGCTGTACGCTTCCGTGCCATACACCGATTACGACAAGAAGAACGGCGTGGGGAAGTCCGCGATCCAACTCATGGATTTCGAGAAGACCAACGCCCTCAAGCCGGGTGACTCGCAGACCATCACCATGACGGTGGACTTGTCAAACCTTGCCAGCTATGACTCAAACAAGGCCAAGACCTACATCGTCGATCCGGGTGACTACTACTTCTCCATCGGCGACGACGTGCATGACGCCCTGAACAACGTGCTTGCCGCGCAAGGATACTCCGAATCCGACGGCATGACCGCCGCCGGAGACAAGACCAAGACCTATACGTGGTCGTGGGACGGCGGCGTCGATGCCGATACCTTCGCCACCTCCAGCACCGGAACCAAGATCACCAACCAGCTCTCCGACGGCAAGTACGCCACCGATTACAACGCCTTTGACAAGGGCGCGGTCACGTATCTGACCCGTTCCGACTGGAACGGCACCTTTCCGAAGACCTACTCCGGCATCAGCGCCAATGAGGAAGTCTCCAAACTGCTGAACAACGATTTCATCGACCTGAAGTCGGACGGCGACGTCTCCGACATCACGATCGGCGACACCTCAAGCAGCCTGACCCTCAACGATATGAAGGGCGCTTCCTACGATGACGAGCGTTGGGACGAGCTGACCAGCAAGGTTTCCGTCAAGGAGTTCATGCATTTCGCGGAGACCGCGTTCCACGCCATCGGCGCAATCGATTCCGTTGGCCTGCAGGAAATGACCACGGATGACGGTCCAGGCGGATCCGACTCCCATTATCTCAATGAGGGTCAATATCAGGGGAAGGCCTATGCGGATGCCGACGATTACGCCGACAAGAGCTCCCGAGTGGCTCCTTCTCCCACCAACCTGGCCTACAGCTGGAACAAGGAGCTCGCCTACCGCAACGGCGAAGTGATTCTGGGCGAAAGCAGCCTGGTATTCCGTCTGCCGATCATGATCGCACCGGCCATGAATCTGCATCGTCACGCCTATAACTCCCGTGGCGTCGAATACTATTCGGAAGATCCGATCCTATCCGGATACATCGGCTCCGCCGTGGTGCAGGGCGCGCAGTCCAAGGGCGTGCTGGTGAACGTGAAGCATCTCGCATTCAACGATCAGGAGATCAACAGGTCCGGCATAGCCACGTTCATGAGCGAGCAAAAAGCCCGCGAAATGGAACTACGCAACTTCCAGCAGGCCTTCGAAGCCAACGGCAAGCCGGCTTCCTTCGAATCCGACGATGCCAAGAAAAACACCTACACCCAAGGTGCGCTCGGCGTGATGACCTCCTACAACCGCATCGGTGCGGTCGCCTCCAGCGCCAACGCCGCGGTCATGGTCAACATCCTGCGCGACGAGTGGGGCTTCACCGGCTACAACGTCACCGACTTCACCTCGGTCTCGCCCCATGCGGCGCCGAAGGAATCCGTGCTCGCAGGCACATCAGCCTTCTGCGGCTTCGGCAATCAGGGTGTGAAGTATTGGGATGCCGCCACGCTGAGCAAGGACCGTGACATGCTCCTGGCCATCAAGCAGAACATGCACTATTCGCTCTGGGCCATCGCCAACTCCAACGCGATGAACGGCGTGAACTCCAGCACACACACCGAAAACGTCATGACGTGGTGGCGTGCGGTCTATCTCGGCGTGATCGCCGCCTCCGGCGTGGTCACCCTGATCGGCCTGGCCGGTTATACGACGACCCGCATCCGTCCCGCCCGCAATGCGGACAACGGTCCGACGGCGGCTTCGAAGTGA